A stretch of the Nakaseomyces glabratus chromosome L, complete sequence genome encodes the following:
- the GAA1 gene encoding GPI-anchor transamidase subunit GAA1 (CAGL0L12232g~Ortholog(s) have role in attachment of GPI anchor to protein and GPI-anchor transamidase complex localization): MSLLQKVYRRLSERGAITKLLQQLPRVSNLLVVVAIVLLAILPLDGQYRRTYISENALMPSQAYSYFRETEWNILRGYRSQIETLEHSSVDQRNEVVAEWLQEQGLKTALYEHEKWGKTLYGVLHASRGDGTEAMVLAIPWKNVDDQFNLGGAALGVSLSQFFKRWPVWSKNIIVVFSEDSGAALRAWVDAYHTSLDLTAGSIEAAVVLDYPSKSDFFEYVEISYDGLNGELPNLDLVNIAVSITEHEGMKVSLHGLPPNEMYNTDYFARLKIMFVGIKNWALSGVKRIHGNEAFSGWRIQSVTLRAHGNEGQLDITCFGRIPEAMFRSVNNLLEKFHQSYFFYLLLAPRNFVSISNYLPSAVIISVAFAVISLDSAINNDYLSIPFSSVNTLVPFIILSASVFVSFLISRVLIMLPIVESLLFGSVALTFLPLVMSKKNIHVINQAVAYRLKSIGSIYYSLILTSLLMVNFALTFMIGLLAFPLTKLAVISTKTIADESRKSILKNTFILFITNPFISLWLFTATMDTDFNGSFSVIYNRMITSWDTLGCWTWFIICLGWLPYWLISVISSIPSQPIVERTSILDDKKEN; encoded by the coding sequence ATGTCGTTGCTCCAGAAGGTATACAGACGACTCTCGGAAAGAGGAGCCATCACGAAGTTGCTACAGCAATTGCCTCGGGTATCGAACCTTTTGGTGGTGGTTGCGATAGTACTGCTGGCCATACTTCCGCTGGATGGGCAATACAGAAGAACATACATATCTGAGAATGCATTGATGCCGTCTCAGGCCTACAGTTATTTCAGGGAAACAGAGTGGAATATACTAAGAGGCTACAGAAGTCAGATAGAAACGCTGGAGCATAGTAGTGTCGATCAGCGTAATGAAGTAGTTGCTGAATGGCTACAAGAACAGGGGTTAAAGACTGCGCTATATGAACATGAAAAATGGGGGAAGACACTGTACGGTGTTCTGCACGCCTCTAGAGGTGATGGTACAGAGGCTATGGTCCTTGCCATTCCATGGAAAAATGTTGATGACCAATTTAATCTTGGAGGTGCCGCGTTAGGTGTATCACTATCTCAATTCTTTAAACGTTGGCCCGTTTGGTCCAAAAACATTATTGTGGTATTCAGTGAGGACTCAGGAGCGGCTTTAAGGGCATGGGTTGATGCTTATCATACCTCGCTAGATTTGACAGCTGGTTCAATAGAAGCTGCAGTAGTTTTAGACTATCCAAGCAAGAGTGACTTCTTTGAATACGTAGAGATTTCATATGACGGTCTAAATGGTGAACTACCTAATCTCGATTTGGTAAACATAGCTGTATCTATTACTGAGCATGAGGGTATGAAGGTCTCTTTACATGGATTACCACCAAATGAAATGTATAATACCGATTATTTTGCaagattaaaaataatgtttGTGGGAATTAAGAATTGGGCCCTTTCTGGTGTTAAACGCATACATGGTAACGAAGCGTTCAGTGGATGGAGAATACAGTCAGTTACTCTAAGAGCCCATGGCAATGAAGGCCAATTAGATATTACTTGTTTTGGCAGAATTCCTGAAGCAATGTTTAGGTCAGTGAATAACTTGTTGGAAAAATTCCATCAATCTTATTTCTTCTATCTGTTGTTAGCTCCTAGAAACTTCGTTTCAATCAGTAATTACCTTCCAAGTGCGGTTATTATATCAGTCGCATTTGCAGTTATCTCGTTAGATAGTGCGATTAACAATGATTACTTATCAATTCCTTTTTCATCTGTTAATACTTTGGTACCTTTCATTATTTTGTCGGCGTCAGTTTTTGTTtcctttttgatttctagAGTTTTGATTATGTTGCCCATTGTAGAATCACTATTATTCGGTAGCGTTGCCTTAACTTTTTTACCACTGGTCatgtcaaagaaaaatatacacGTTATAAACCAAGCAGTTGCATATCGCCTGAAGAGTATTGGAAGCATATACTACAGTTTGATACTTACATCCCTATTGATGGTGAATTTTGCACTTACCTTTATGATAGGTCTCTTAGCATTCCCATTAACAAAACTAGCTGTCATTAGCACAAAGACAATTGCAGACGAGTCAAGGAAATctattttgaagaatacaTTTATTCTATTCATAACAAACCCATTCATTTCACTCTGGTTGTTCACTGCCACTATGGATACTGACTTCAATGGAAGTTTTTCGGTTATATATAACAGGATGATCACTAGTTGGGACACCCTTGGCTGCTGGACGTGGTTCATCATCTGTCTTGGATGGCTGCCATACTGGTTGATTTCGGTGATTTCCTCTATTCCATCCCAACCAATAGTCGAAAGGACGTCAATTCTAGATGataaaaaggaaaactAG